A region of the Methylomagnum ishizawai genome:
CACCAGCACCGTCCCGGTCTGCTCGAAAATTTCCTGCATCGCATCCAGGTACATACGCTCGCGGGTCACTTCGGGCGCTTTCTCGTATTCGGCCAAGAGTTGCCTGAAACGGGCCGATTCGCCTTCCGCCCTGGCAATCGCCCGCTGTTTATAGGCTTCGGACTCTTCCAGCAACCGCGCCGCCGCGCCGCGGGCCTTGGGCACCACTTCGTTGGCGTAGGCTTCGGCCTCGTTCTTCAAGCGTTGCTCGTCCTCGCGGGCCTTGATGGCGTCCTCGAAGGCGCTTTGGACTTCCTCCGGCGGTTGGGCATCGACCAGGCTGACATTGGTAACGCGGATGCCGGTTTGATATTGATCCAAGGTCTGTTGGATTTCGGTCTTGATATCGTCGGCGACCCGGCCCCGGCCTTCGGTCAGGACGAAATCCATGGTGTTCTTGCCGATCACGGCGCGTTGGGCGCTCTCGATCACCTGTTTGAGGGTGGCATCGGGGTCGGAGACATTGAATAGATAGGCTTGGGCGTCTTTGATCTGGTATTGCACGGCCAGCCGGATATCGATGATGTTTTCGTCCTCGGTCAGCATCAAGGCTTCCTTGGGCACCGAGGCCAGGCTTTGCTGACGCCCACCGGAGCGATAGCCGATTTCCAGGAAGCGCTGCTGCTCCATATTCACCACATCGACCTTTTCGATGGGGGCCGGGATATGCCAATGCAAACCCGGCAAAGTGGTATCCACATAGCGGCCAAAACGGGTCACCACGGCGCGG
Encoded here:
- the hflK gene encoding FtsH protease activity modulator HflK: MSWNEPGGNKKDPWSGRDQQETPPDLDEVMRGLQDKIGKIFGGGTPGGGGDSAPLRTVGMIAAIGLGAWTLFGGIYSVDEGSRAVVTRFGRYVDTTLPGLHWHIPAPIEKVDVVNMEQQRFLEIGYRSGGRQQSLASVPKEALMLTEDENIIDIRLAVQYQIKDAQAYLFNVSDPDATLKQVIESAQRAVIGKNTMDFVLTEGRGRVADDIKTEIQQTLDQYQTGIRVTNVSLVDAQPPEEVQSAFEDAIKAREDEQRLKNEAEAYANEVVPKARGAAARLLEESEAYKQRAIARAEGESARFRQLLAEYEKAPEVTRERMYLDAMQEIFEQTGTVLVDMKGSNNIMYLPLDKLQRPPASTAVAREAESQPATVQTAPDSGFRGLRATTSRGREGRGQ